In Planktothrix serta PCC 8927, a single window of DNA contains:
- a CDS encoding ABC transporter substrate-binding protein has product MISRRDFVKYSGALVFSFVGKKLTPLTDLNLSPTAPLIMQLDWKYNVQFAGLLLADYYGLYQQRGLEVEIKSVNLHRGIFEQVAENPLILGCGEQDAILAAQVQGYPIKAIATMFQASPLGLMSLPEKNIQSLHDLVGQKVGMQGNTKKVMEFVMNTSGLLPQDIEIVPISYQDKYDRLQSGELAAVQCYIVDEPLGFNSQTGILPQILKFSDYGYDAYVQVIFAHQWLLEHNPQRVNQFLKASFQGWKLALNDINQAAKIVVDFYTKPQSKYHNLDYQTQSLKLISDYITFGINPEQIGSISANRWQEMSEKFAQYGMIESAPQLADSLDSTFGSLESLNEDLPLILS; this is encoded by the coding sequence TTGATTTCTCGGCGAGACTTTGTAAAATACTCTGGTGCTTTAGTATTTTCCTTCGTGGGTAAAAAATTAACACCTCTAACCGATTTGAATCTCTCCCCAACCGCACCTTTAATCATGCAGTTAGATTGGAAATATAATGTTCAATTTGCAGGATTATTATTAGCGGATTATTATGGACTTTATCAACAACGGGGGTTAGAGGTTGAAATTAAATCGGTAAATTTACATCGGGGAATATTTGAACAAGTAGCCGAAAATCCCTTAATCTTAGGATGTGGAGAACAAGATGCAATTTTAGCCGCACAAGTTCAAGGATATCCGATTAAAGCGATCGCTACAATGTTTCAAGCCTCCCCTTTGGGGTTAATGTCTCTTCCCGAAAAAAATATTCAATCCCTCCATGATTTAGTCGGTCAAAAAGTCGGAATGCAGGGAAATACTAAAAAAGTCATGGAATTCGTCATGAATACGAGTGGCTTATTACCCCAAGACATTGAAATTGTTCCGATTTCCTATCAAGATAAATATGATCGCTTACAAAGTGGGGAATTAGCAGCAGTTCAATGTTATATTGTCGATGAACCCCTTGGCTTTAATTCCCAAACGGGAATTCTACCCCAAATTTTAAAATTTAGTGACTATGGATATGATGCTTATGTGCAGGTAATTTTTGCCCATCAGTGGTTATTAGAGCATAATCCTCAAAGGGTTAATCAGTTTTTAAAAGCTTCTTTTCAAGGATGGAAATTAGCTTTAAATGATATTAATCAAGCTGCTAAAATTGTTGTTGATTTTTACACAAAACCTCAGAGTAAATATCATAATTTAGATTACCAAACTCAATCTTTAAAATTAATTTCTGATTATATTACCTTTGGGATTAACCCTGAGCAAATCGGTTCTATTTCTGCCAACCGTTGGCAAGAAATGTCAGAAAAATTTGCTCAATATGGTATGATTGAAAGCGCTCCTCAACTAGCGGATTCTTTAGATTCTACTTTTGGGTCATTGGAGTCTCTAAACGAAGATTTACCCTTAATCTTATCATAA
- the fabG gene encoding 3-oxoacyl-[acyl-carrier-protein] reductase: MERLPESLQHLKGQVAMVTGGSRGIGRAAALALATEGAKVVVNYASSSTAADEVVAEITSSGGEAIALQADVSKADQVDALFNKVTETWGKIDILVNNAGITRDTLLLRMKPEDWQAVIDLNLTGVFLCTRLASKIMLKQKSGRIINITSVAGQMGNPGQANYSAAKAGVIGFTKTVAKELASRGITVNAVAPGFIATDMTKVLKNTEEILKFIPLGRYGQPEEVAGMIRFLAADPAAAYITGQVFNVDGGMVMA; this comes from the coding sequence ATGGAACGTTTACCCGAAAGTTTACAACATTTAAAGGGACAAGTGGCGATGGTTACGGGAGGATCACGGGGTATTGGTCGCGCGGCGGCGTTAGCGTTAGCCACAGAAGGTGCTAAAGTTGTGGTCAATTATGCCAGTTCTTCGACGGCGGCGGATGAGGTAGTTGCTGAAATTACGTCTTCGGGGGGTGAGGCGATCGCACTCCAAGCGGATGTATCCAAAGCGGATCAAGTGGATGCGTTATTTAACAAAGTAACAGAAACCTGGGGAAAAATTGATATTTTAGTGAATAATGCCGGAATTACTCGTGATACTTTACTGTTAAGAATGAAGCCGGAAGATTGGCAAGCGGTGATTGATTTGAATTTAACCGGGGTGTTTCTTTGTACTCGTCTTGCGAGTAAAATTATGCTCAAACAAAAGTCAGGACGAATTATTAATATTACGTCGGTTGCTGGACAAATGGGCAACCCCGGTCAAGCGAATTATAGTGCAGCAAAAGCCGGGGTTATTGGGTTTACAAAAACCGTAGCCAAGGAGTTAGCAAGTCGGGGAATAACGGTGAATGCTGTTGCGCCTGGATTTATTGCGACCGATATGACCAAAGTGTTGAAAAATACGGAAGAAATTCTCAAATTTATTCCTTTAGGTCGTTACGGTCAACCGGAAGAAGTGGCGGGAATGATTCGCTTTTTAGCAGCAGATCCGGCGGCGGCTTATATTACGGGTCAAGTGTTTAATGTCGATGGCGGAATGGTAATGGCATAG
- the trxA gene encoding thioredoxin: MAVKQTFNSFQELLSNSDVPVLVDFYATWCGPCQMMTPILEEVNQEMSQQIQIVKIDSDKYSELASQYNIMALPTLMLFKNGQPVGRHEGVLRSPELVKWVYGLL, translated from the coding sequence ATGGCCGTTAAACAAACCTTTAATAGCTTTCAAGAATTACTCAGCAATTCTGATGTTCCGGTGTTAGTGGATTTTTACGCAACTTGGTGTGGCCCTTGCCAAATGATGACTCCTATTTTAGAAGAAGTCAATCAAGAAATGAGTCAACAAATCCAAATTGTTAAAATTGATAGTGATAAATACTCGGAACTCGCATCTCAATATAATATTATGGCGTTACCGACCTTAATGTTATTTAAAAATGGTCAACCCGTTGGTCGCCATGAAGGTGTTTTGCGATCGCCAGAACTGGTTAAATGGGTGTATGGTTTGCTGTAA
- a CDS encoding GxxExxY protein, with translation MQREPISEEVNQVAKQIVDAAFNVHSALGAGLLESVYEVCLEYELTKRGLRVERQLVLPVIYDNIKLEAGFRIDLLVNQCVIIELKAVETLLPVHTAQVITYLKLSKHRLGLLINFNVPLIKEGIKRIVL, from the coding sequence ATGCAGAGAGAACCTATTTCTGAGGAGGTAAACCAAGTTGCAAAGCAGATAGTGGATGCTGCTTTTAATGTCCATTCTGCTTTGGGTGCAGGGTTATTGGAAAGTGTTTATGAGGTTTGTTTGGAGTATGAATTAACTAAACGAGGTTTAAGGGTTGAGCGTCAGCTAGTTCTACCTGTAATTTACGATAACATCAAGTTAGAAGCAGGATTTCGGATTGATTTATTGGTAAATCAATGTGTTATTATCGAACTCAAAGCTGTGGAAACTCTTTTACCTGTTCATACTGCACAAGTAATCACCTATCTCAAACTTTCTAAACACCGACTTGGACTCCTGATTAATTTTAATGTTCCCTTAATTAAAGAAGGAATTAAACGCATCGTCCTCTAA
- a CDS encoding sirohydrochlorin chelatase, which yields MTNNTELSIKPSDSTFPPLPLQRPLLLIGHGTRDGDGRETFLEFAQAYQQLDHSRPVVPCFLELTEPTIQEGIDRCIEQGYTELSALPLLLFAARHNKFDITNELDRAKQRHPQLTFHYGRHFGISPNILELLRSRLQQLEQPQLNPLNIPNSETVLLFVGRGASDPDANGDVYKLARILWEGSGYSTVETCFIGITHPRLEEGFRRARLYQPKRIIVLPYFLFTGVLVKKIFDITAQQQEQYPEIQMTCLPEMGIQQELLQLLRDREIETQLGQVQMNCEMCKFRLAAISGDHDHHGHDHHHHHHDHDHPPIDPYAKLEDYHQRIWHTP from the coding sequence ATGACTAACAACACAGAACTTTCCATTAAACCATCAGACTCAACATTTCCCCCTTTACCTCTGCAACGTCCCTTATTACTCATTGGTCACGGTACCCGTGATGGGGATGGACGAGAAACGTTTTTAGAATTTGCTCAGGCGTATCAACAATTAGATCATTCTCGTCCCGTTGTTCCTTGTTTTTTAGAATTAACAGAGCCTACTATTCAAGAAGGAATTGATCGCTGTATTGAACAAGGTTATACGGAATTATCCGCATTACCGTTATTATTATTTGCAGCGCGACACAATAAATTTGATATTACCAATGAGTTAGATCGAGCCAAACAACGACATCCACAATTAACCTTTCATTATGGCCGACATTTTGGCATCAGTCCCAATATTTTAGAGTTATTGCGATCGCGTTTACAACAATTAGAACAACCGCAATTAAACCCCTTAAATATCCCCAACTCCGAAACCGTATTATTATTTGTCGGACGGGGAGCCAGTGATCCTGATGCTAATGGAGATGTCTACAAACTGGCTCGAATTCTCTGGGAAGGAAGCGGTTATTCAACGGTTGAAACCTGTTTTATTGGCATTACTCACCCCCGTTTAGAAGAAGGATTTCGTCGCGCTCGACTCTATCAACCCAAACGAATTATTGTCTTACCTTACTTCTTATTTACCGGGGTTTTAGTTAAGAAAATCTTTGATATTACCGCCCAACAACAGGAACAATACCCGGAAATTCAGATGACTTGTTTACCCGAAATGGGTATTCAACAGGAGCTTTTACAACTATTACGAGATCGGGAAATAGAAACCCAACTCGGACAAGTTCAAATGAACTGTGAAATGTGCAAATTCCGGTTAGCTGCTATTTCAGGAGATCATGATCATCATGGTCATGATCATCATCACCACCATCATGATCATGATCATCCTCCTATTGATCCCTATGCCAAATTAGAAGATTATCATCAACGAATTTGGCATACGCCTTAA